The following coding sequences are from one Ooceraea biroi isolate clonal line C1 chromosome 5, Obir_v5.4, whole genome shotgun sequence window:
- the LOC105281153 gene encoding uncharacterized protein LOC105281153 isoform X2, protein MCRYSSPDWQMEFNVTLDWIHPNEIFVKHQLRAMIIRIQKMMAEIEMIKFRNRSLWDCRVYKNPLKEIVIDIEDPAEIEKLIAKDKKRRRDWHKPTLSYGRNYKEDSLENQNASDEQDAIRNINLNSVEPFQRSLGYDYKIEKDLLKSNDNTTSEININDCVDLKKRKNEKNNIIMSKPRRETSNEESNYYSDSYIYSLPLKSLKKTKKTYFASDPDLNVSDFKYKLKNNYRKENAFENNIEMKSKSSSSEELIPSDESELNQEDERTNKNWNWNINANVNTASNKHGNWEKFVEKISRTNINSHMDVNSDLSTKNSNPNRIPTFDSKSEEISLGSNSTEIYQIDGDGKDHHNSKDFLHSGTEDEEASTKDNRTNWQTNFDVLKLENAEKNNETDLQCYCTSETNLINVERKDDNEILSSNESKESILEQLNSNETVTANKDSVELKKDDDLKKMNNKRIDTIYNLRDDLRFSATKTSPSTKDLPSEHLLTNKNVSVTENGNELIRPEHHREKTSTSAPQRFNKMDGNGTNVQNGSKIYKKQSNLMDVLLGGFDEILSTNISRASS, encoded by the coding sequence ATGTGTAGATATTCGTCACCGGATTGGCAAATGGAGTTCAACGTTACCTTAGATTGGATACATCCCAacgaaatttttgtaaaacaccAGCTTCGTGCAATGATTATCAGAATTCAGAAGATGATGGCAGAAATTGAGATGATCAAATTCAGGAATAGGTCGCTATGGGATTGTCGAGTCTATAAAAACCCACTCAAGGAAATTGTTATCGATATCGAGGATCCCGCCGAAATCGAAAAACTGATAGCGAAAGACAAGAAACGGCGTCGTGACTGGCATAAACCCACATTGTCTTACGGCAGGAATTACAAAGAGGATTCTCTTGAAAATCAAAATGCATCCGACGAACAAGATGCTATACGAAACATCAACTTGAACTCTGTGGAACCATTCCAGCGTTCATTGGGATACgattataaaatagaaaaggaTTTACTGAAATCTAATGACAATACTACttctgaaataaatatcaatgatTGCGTTgacttaaaaaaaagaaaaaatgaaaagaataatatcATTATGAGCAAACCTAGAAGagaaacttcaaacgaagaaagtaattattatagtGATTCATATATATACTCACTTCCTTTGAAATCCttgaaaaaaacgaaaaaaacatatttcgcATCAGACCCAGATTTAAATGTAAGTGactttaaatacaaattaaagaACAATTATCGTAAAGAGAACGCTTTTgagaataatattgaaatgaaGAGCAAAAGTTCATCGTCCGAGGAACTTATACCATCTGATGAATCTGAACTAAACCAAGAAGACGaaagaacaaataaaaattggaattGGAATATAAACGCAAATGTAAATACTGCCAGTAATAAACATGGAAATTGGGAAAAATTCGTAGAAAAGATATCAAGAACCAATATTAATTCACATATGGATGTGAATTCGGACTTATCAACCAAAAACTCAAACCCCAACCGCATCCCAACTTTTGACAGTAAATCTGAAGAGATTTCCCTAGGTAGTAATTCTACAGAGATATATCAAATCGATGGAGATGGAAAGGATCATCATAATTCCAAAGATTTTCTACATTCAGGCACAGAAGACGAAGAAGCTTCGACTAAAGATAATCGTACCAATTGGCAAACGAATTTTGACGTTTTGAAGCTGGAGAACGCGGAGAAGAATAATGAAACTGATCTTCAATGTTACTGTACATCAGAAACAAATCTTATCAATGTCGAGCGAAAGGATGacaatgaaattttatcaTCTAATGAATCGAAAGAAAGTATCCTTGAGCAACTTAATTCTAACGAGACGGTGACTGCAAATAAAGATAGCGTAGAACTTAAGAAAGATGATGATCTTAAGAAAATGAACAATAAACGTATCGATACCATCTATAATTTACGCGACGATTTAAGATTCTCTGCCACGAAAACATCACCAAGTACTAAAGATCTTCCTTCGGAACATTTGCTTACTAATAAAAATGTCAGTGTCACTGAAAATGGGAACGAGTTGATTAGGCCAGAACATCACAGAGAAAAAACAAGCACAAGTGCACCACAACGTTTCAACAAAATGGATGGAAATGGAACAAATGTTCAAAATGGAtcgaaaatttataagaaacaaTCAAATTTGATGGACGTTCTGCTTGGCGGCTTCGATGAAATTTTGTCAACTAATATTTCGCGTGCTTCCTCTTAA
- the LOC105281153 gene encoding uncharacterized protein LOC105281153 isoform X1, with amino-acid sequence MISRQSLHKAMCRYSSPDWQMEFNVTLDWIHPNEIFVKHQLRAMIIRIQKMMAEIEMIKFRNRSLWDCRVYKNPLKEIVIDIEDPAEIEKLIAKDKKRRRDWHKPTLSYGRNYKEDSLENQNASDEQDAIRNINLNSVEPFQRSLGYDYKIEKDLLKSNDNTTSEININDCVDLKKRKNEKNNIIMSKPRRETSNEESNYYSDSYIYSLPLKSLKKTKKTYFASDPDLNVSDFKYKLKNNYRKENAFENNIEMKSKSSSSEELIPSDESELNQEDERTNKNWNWNINANVNTASNKHGNWEKFVEKISRTNINSHMDVNSDLSTKNSNPNRIPTFDSKSEEISLGSNSTEIYQIDGDGKDHHNSKDFLHSGTEDEEASTKDNRTNWQTNFDVLKLENAEKNNETDLQCYCTSETNLINVERKDDNEILSSNESKESILEQLNSNETVTANKDSVELKKDDDLKKMNNKRIDTIYNLRDDLRFSATKTSPSTKDLPSEHLLTNKNVSVTENGNELIRPEHHREKTSTSAPQRFNKMDGNGTNVQNGSKIYKKQSNLMDVLLGGFDEILSTNISRASS; translated from the exons ATGATCTCCCGACAATCTCTTCATAAAG CGATGTGTAGATATTCGTCACCGGATTGGCAAATGGAGTTCAACGTTACCTTAGATTGGATACATCCCAacgaaatttttgtaaaacaccAGCTTCGTGCAATGATTATCAGAATTCAGAAGATGATGGCAGAAATTGAGATGATCAAATTCAGGAATAGGTCGCTATGGGATTGTCGAGTCTATAAAAACCCACTCAAGGAAATTGTTATCGATATCGAGGATCCCGCCGAAATCGAAAAACTGATAGCGAAAGACAAGAAACGGCGTCGTGACTGGCATAAACCCACATTGTCTTACGGCAGGAATTACAAAGAGGATTCTCTTGAAAATCAAAATGCATCCGACGAACAAGATGCTATACGAAACATCAACTTGAACTCTGTGGAACCATTCCAGCGTTCATTGGGATACgattataaaatagaaaaggaTTTACTGAAATCTAATGACAATACTACttctgaaataaatatcaatgatTGCGTTgacttaaaaaaaagaaaaaatgaaaagaataatatcATTATGAGCAAACCTAGAAGagaaacttcaaacgaagaaagtaattattatagtGATTCATATATATACTCACTTCCTTTGAAATCCttgaaaaaaacgaaaaaaacatatttcgcATCAGACCCAGATTTAAATGTAAGTGactttaaatacaaattaaagaACAATTATCGTAAAGAGAACGCTTTTgagaataatattgaaatgaaGAGCAAAAGTTCATCGTCCGAGGAACTTATACCATCTGATGAATCTGAACTAAACCAAGAAGACGaaagaacaaataaaaattggaattGGAATATAAACGCAAATGTAAATACTGCCAGTAATAAACATGGAAATTGGGAAAAATTCGTAGAAAAGATATCAAGAACCAATATTAATTCACATATGGATGTGAATTCGGACTTATCAACCAAAAACTCAAACCCCAACCGCATCCCAACTTTTGACAGTAAATCTGAAGAGATTTCCCTAGGTAGTAATTCTACAGAGATATATCAAATCGATGGAGATGGAAAGGATCATCATAATTCCAAAGATTTTCTACATTCAGGCACAGAAGACGAAGAAGCTTCGACTAAAGATAATCGTACCAATTGGCAAACGAATTTTGACGTTTTGAAGCTGGAGAACGCGGAGAAGAATAATGAAACTGATCTTCAATGTTACTGTACATCAGAAACAAATCTTATCAATGTCGAGCGAAAGGATGacaatgaaattttatcaTCTAATGAATCGAAAGAAAGTATCCTTGAGCAACTTAATTCTAACGAGACGGTGACTGCAAATAAAGATAGCGTAGAACTTAAGAAAGATGATGATCTTAAGAAAATGAACAATAAACGTATCGATACCATCTATAATTTACGCGACGATTTAAGATTCTCTGCCACGAAAACATCACCAAGTACTAAAGATCTTCCTTCGGAACATTTGCTTACTAATAAAAATGTCAGTGTCACTGAAAATGGGAACGAGTTGATTAGGCCAGAACATCACAGAGAAAAAACAAGCACAAGTGCACCACAACGTTTCAACAAAATGGATGGAAATGGAACAAATGTTCAAAATGGAtcgaaaatttataagaaacaaTCAAATTTGATGGACGTTCTGCTTGGCGGCTTCGATGAAATTTTGTCAACTAATATTTCGCGTGCTTCCTCTTAA